Proteins from a single region of Acidianus ambivalens:
- a CDS encoding HEPN domain-containing protein, producing MGSFDNATLLCKRALNYLRTAKDSFDKGIYDVSATNCQISAELLIKSTYLLLGVNFPQTHSIRKLLSGLAMAAGNYSEEIQRFIKEKRKELNLVELSRFEGQYSLVDVDAEYASDCLNFVEDYILPLIRNIWGNKWCGD from the coding sequence ATGGGATCATTCGATAATGCAACTTTATTATGCAAAAGGGCTTTAAATTACTTGAGAACTGCAAAGGATTCATTCGATAAAGGTATTTATGATGTTTCAGCAACTAACTGTCAAATTTCTGCAGAACTTCTTATAAAATCAACTTATTTGCTTTTAGGAGTTAATTTTCCTCAAACTCATAGTATTAGAAAATTGCTTTCTGGATTAGCAATGGCTGCAGGTAATTATTCTGAGGAAATACAGAGATTCATAAAAGAGAAAAGGAAAGAGCTAAATCTAGTAGAATTAAGTAGATTTGAAGGACAGTATTCTCTAGTAGACGTTGACGCTGAATATGCGTCGGATTGCTTGAACTTTGTTGAAGATTATATTTTGCCTCTCATAAGAAATATATGGGGCAATAAGTGGTGTGGGGATTAG
- a CDS encoding nucleotidyltransferase domain-containing protein — MSFIELLINNAQNREKFLRNMDFYLSKIKEVVRKEDPNGRVILFGSYVRGNFRPDSDIDILVIINVKGEEDRLRIYHEINEVVGRPNPFEIHVINGEEYEDWYSHFIDVYKEV, encoded by the coding sequence TTGTCTTTCATAGAATTATTAATAAATAACGCTCAGAATAGAGAAAAATTTCTTAGAAATATGGACTTCTATCTAAGTAAGATAAAGGAAGTGGTAAGAAAGGAAGATCCCAATGGTAGGGTAATACTATTTGGGAGCTATGTTAGGGGTAATTTTAGGCCTGACAGCGATATTGATATCTTAGTGATTATTAATGTAAAAGGAGAAGAAGACAGATTGAGGATTTATCATGAGATAAATGAAGTAGTTGGTAGACCTAATCCTTTTGAGATACATGTAATTAATGGTGAAGAATATGAGGACTGGTATTCTCATTTTATCGATGTATATAAAGAGGTGTGA
- a CDS encoding HEPN domain-containing protein — protein MTKNREGKGKNDVDTIMLDLLTQSYITSRYLPYSFSKETAEKALSFTEKIMEELNCLS, from the coding sequence ATGACTAAAAATAGAGAAGGAAAGGGGAAAAATGATGTCGATACTATAATGTTGGATTTATTAACTCAATCTTATATAACGTCAAGATATTTACCTTATTCCTTTTCTAAAGAAACTGCTGAAAAAGCTTTAAGCTTTACAGAGAAAATAATGGAAGAATTGAATTGTCTTTCATAG
- a CDS encoding VapB-type antitoxin, whose amino-acid sequence MSQLIKLPKDLKEKMTRYNVNWNSIIREFVYEKIEELERQEHARKAIEILKSLNFSYEGAKEVVKNRNSS is encoded by the coding sequence ATGAGTCAACTGATAAAACTTCCCAAAGATCTTAAGGAAAAAATGACCAGGTACAATGTTAATTGGAATTCAATTATTAGGGAATTCGTTTACGAAAAAATAGAAGAGTTAGAAAGGCAGGAACATGCAAGGAAAGCAATTGAAATCCTCAAGTCACTAAATTTCTCTTATGAAGGAGCCAAAGAGGTGGTGAAAAATAGGAATAGTAGTTGA
- a CDS encoding S-methyl-5-thioribose-1-phosphate isomerase, producing MKVSLKELKENFNPKLKPIIWNDDKNTLTLLDQSALPFETTYVELKDPEGISSAIKLMKVRGAPAIGITAAYGMVTALTSDTPETLEEAIEKLTKAKKVLDQARPTAVNLTWATSNMLNNAKKYVEQGEAKSVNELILLLKRDAKKIFDDELEAELQMGIYGLEKINDGDTILTQCNAGGLATGTGLGTALAPVKVAHMLGIKVSVIAPETRPWLQGSRLTVYELMTDGIPVTLIADTAVGLVMYKGMVNSVMVGADRILSDGHVFNKIGTFKEAVIAHELGIPFYALAPISTFDLKSRVEDVKIEERDPDEVRTIRGIPIAPEGVKVYNPVFDVTPPKYVTAIITEKGIIYPPFDKNIRKIVEK from the coding sequence ATGAAAGTCTCATTAAAGGAACTAAAAGAGAACTTTAACCCTAAACTAAAGCCAATTATATGGAATGATGATAAGAACACTTTAACCCTCCTAGACCAATCTGCCTTACCTTTTGAAACTACTTATGTAGAATTAAAAGATCCAGAAGGAATTTCTTCTGCAATAAAACTTATGAAAGTTAGAGGAGCTCCTGCAATAGGAATTACTGCAGCGTATGGAATGGTGACCGCATTAACTTCAGATACTCCTGAAACACTAGAAGAGGCGATAGAAAAATTAACCAAAGCTAAAAAAGTTCTGGATCAAGCAAGGCCTACAGCAGTCAATTTAACGTGGGCTACTTCAAACATGCTAAACAACGCAAAGAAATACGTAGAGCAAGGTGAAGCGAAAAGCGTTAATGAGTTAATACTACTTCTAAAAAGAGACGCTAAAAAGATCTTCGACGATGAACTAGAGGCAGAATTACAGATGGGAATATATGGCTTAGAAAAAATAAACGATGGAGATACGATACTTACGCAATGTAATGCCGGAGGCTTAGCTACTGGAACTGGATTAGGAACTGCTTTAGCGCCAGTTAAGGTTGCACATATGCTTGGAATTAAGGTTTCAGTAATTGCACCAGAAACAAGACCCTGGCTACAAGGAAGCAGGCTTACAGTCTATGAATTAATGACTGACGGTATTCCAGTAACATTAATTGCCGACACTGCTGTAGGACTCGTTATGTATAAAGGAATGGTAAATAGCGTTATGGTAGGGGCAGATAGGATATTATCTGATGGTCACGTTTTTAATAAAATAGGCACATTTAAAGAGGCAGTAATTGCTCATGAGCTTGGAATCCCGTTCTACGCTTTAGCTCCAATTTCTACTTTCGACTTAAAGAGTAGAGTCGAGGACGTTAAAATAGAGGAAAGGGATCCTGACGAGGTTAGGACAATTAGAGGGATTCCTATTGCTCCTGAAGGAGTTAAGGTTTATAATCCAGTATTTGATGTAACTCCGCCAAAGTACGTCACTGCAATAATAACTGAAAAAGGCATAATATACCCTCCATTTGATAAAAATATAAGGAAAATTGTTGAAAAATAA
- a CDS encoding ABC transporter substrate-binding protein gives MNLKIVGLAIVILVIIGGVAVYELIKKPSTVEQPSLTEKQVRIVSLTPSDTQDLIALGLGKDIVGVDYYSYTLLKLVNKTSCLPSNVTVFPQIYPVNISGLVELNPTVVVGEKGLLYECINSMQKAGLKTYLTNADYASNFYQIESCICSLGKYFNETNASKELVNWMNSKLQEFSSSGNKTVAYIDWICPNYYFWTAGGNVFINSLIQLGGGINAFGECVNYEELCPGKLIEANPDILVVNVVYNISYTKYLLSHIPGIQNVTAYKDGNIYFLCCQSSYLIDEPGPLAVYAVLLFHDIINGTAPHQIMWSWIYNCIKPELPVF, from the coding sequence ATGAATCTAAAAATTGTAGGCCTAGCAATCGTAATCCTTGTAATAATTGGTGGAGTTGCAGTCTATGAATTGATAAAAAAACCATCAACAGTTGAACAACCTTCATTAACCGAAAAACAAGTTAGGATTGTGTCTTTAACGCCCAGTGATACTCAAGATTTGATAGCACTAGGTTTAGGGAAAGATATAGTAGGAGTTGATTATTATTCTTATACATTGTTAAAACTAGTGAATAAAACGTCCTGTTTACCTAGTAATGTTACTGTATTTCCACAAATTTATCCAGTAAACATTTCCGGGCTCGTTGAGCTTAATCCTACAGTAGTTGTAGGAGAAAAAGGATTACTTTATGAGTGCATAAACTCTATGCAAAAGGCGGGCTTAAAAACATACTTGACAAACGCAGATTACGCGTCTAACTTCTATCAAATTGAAAGTTGCATATGTTCCTTAGGTAAATACTTTAATGAGACTAACGCTTCAAAAGAGCTCGTAAACTGGATGAACTCTAAGTTACAAGAATTCTCATCCTCTGGAAATAAAACTGTAGCCTACATTGACTGGATTTGTCCTAATTATTATTTCTGGACTGCTGGAGGAAACGTTTTCATAAATTCATTAATACAATTAGGAGGAGGAATTAACGCCTTTGGAGAATGCGTAAATTACGAAGAACTATGTCCTGGAAAGCTTATTGAAGCAAATCCAGATATTCTAGTGGTTAACGTTGTATACAATATTTCATATACTAAGTATTTATTATCTCACATTCCAGGAATTCAGAACGTAACAGCATATAAAGATGGAAACATATACTTCCTTTGTTGTCAATCTTCCTACTTGATAGACGAACCCGGGCCTCTAGCTGTTTACGCAGTACTTCTGTTCCACGATATAATTAACGGCACCGCTCCTCACCAAATTATGTGGTCTTGGATATATAACTGCATTAAACCAGAATTGCCGGTGTTTTAA
- a CDS encoding ABC transporter permease subunit: MNPIIYDFKRSFLRLSVVIFLVVFAVVGIGIGYLVYHTSVGNLPPSSYYNMNFVGIVFKYPNGTVVVHGYVFDNQGNPLVTTIEMLSYSGKVISTVQSNSSGFFTIQGNNASCIIVKYSTYQEKAITSVAGSESLLQQPVMMSVQIICNVSEFYNYKEYNGEALAIVTGVKNCVGKLILVTISNKGELNLTFYNEGLKIIGSCIINYSDYITITSIKIKPGTQFISMGDKNIRGLALTSEYSPIPHIEYSINQGVISSSSLFQSFFPIIMIYLAYVLYSKLIDSGAVEFIISRPLTRASFYLTRLTSGLLTGVVTSIIFSLIVGGVFSVLVHYFPSFVVTMLIIELVSILSFYYILSFMLSNFIKSATATLGISIALFFIIRIVEGLLPIFLPTNVVNIIGYYVNPTSICSVAMYLSTHLTLAGAPFNLGISIAAQLAWLIGLSLLGYLKFRRMDL, encoded by the coding sequence ATGAACCCTATCATTTATGATTTTAAAAGGTCTTTCCTTAGATTATCCGTCGTTATTTTCTTAGTGGTGTTTGCAGTAGTAGGAATAGGAATAGGTTACTTAGTCTATCACACGTCTGTTGGAAATTTACCTCCGTCTTCATATTATAATATGAACTTTGTTGGTATAGTTTTCAAATATCCTAATGGTACAGTAGTAGTTCACGGTTATGTATTCGACAATCAAGGTAACCCGTTAGTAACTACGATAGAAATGTTAAGCTATTCTGGTAAAGTTATATCTACAGTACAAAGTAATTCTTCAGGATTTTTCACTATCCAAGGTAATAATGCAAGTTGCATAATAGTCAAATATTCAACATATCAAGAGAAGGCAATAACAAGTGTTGCAGGCAGTGAATCCTTATTGCAACAACCCGTAATGATGTCTGTTCAGATCATATGTAATGTTTCGGAATTCTATAATTATAAGGAATATAATGGAGAAGCGCTAGCTATAGTTACTGGAGTTAAGAACTGTGTAGGAAAATTGATTCTTGTCACTATCTCTAATAAAGGCGAACTTAACTTAACCTTTTATAACGAGGGTCTAAAGATTATAGGATCATGTATCATTAATTATTCCGATTATATAACTATTACTTCAATAAAAATTAAGCCTGGCACTCAGTTTATTTCAATGGGAGATAAGAACATAAGGGGATTAGCGTTGACGTCTGAATACTCTCCTATACCGCATATAGAATACTCAATTAACCAAGGTGTTATTTCATCCTCTTCCTTATTCCAATCATTCTTCCCAATAATAATGATATACCTAGCTTACGTACTTTATTCCAAGCTTATAGATAGCGGAGCAGTAGAGTTTATAATATCGAGGCCGTTAACTAGGGCTAGCTTTTACCTAACCAGACTTACCAGCGGGTTATTAACTGGAGTAGTTACTAGTATTATATTTAGCCTTATAGTAGGCGGTGTTTTTTCAGTTTTAGTACATTATTTCCCAAGCTTTGTAGTTACTATGCTGATAATAGAATTAGTTTCAATCTTAAGTTTCTATTACATACTTTCCTTCATGCTAAGCAATTTCATTAAATCTGCCACAGCGACCCTTGGTATCTCAATAGCACTATTCTTCATCATTAGAATAGTTGAAGGACTATTGCCAATATTTTTGCCAACTAACGTAGTAAACATTATAGGTTATTACGTAAATCCCACGTCCATCTGCTCAGTTGCAATGTACTTATCAACTCACTTAACATTAGCAGGAGCGCCGTTTAATTTAGGAATATCTATAGCTGCACAGTTAGCCTGGCTAATAGGTCTATCATTGTTAGGATACTTAAAGTTCAGAAGGATGGATCTCTAA
- a CDS encoding ABC transporter ATP-binding protein, protein MIRVENLVKFYGHFQALKGESFTVNDGEIVGFVGLNGAGKTTTIKIATGVLYPTSGDVIIDGYSITKDKKKASENVGWVPELPNFEQDVKALDYFVYIAGYYKIPTNEARSMGKRLFEEVGLSGRENDKLKNYSQGMKKRFALAVSLISNPKNFLFDEVLNGLDPEGIQFFRNLALRLKKEGKAVLFSSHILSEVESLADRVVFLHKGKIVKEEKMEDLRKLVSTNALRIILNSPSEEALKACKDFGEPTLNNGVIIIQNFKGDLEDVVRALKPYGILDIGYVRQDLESLFFQIISSGDQ, encoded by the coding sequence ATGATAAGAGTAGAAAACCTAGTTAAGTTTTATGGACATTTTCAAGCTTTAAAGGGGGAAAGTTTTACAGTTAACGACGGCGAAATAGTAGGCTTTGTTGGTTTAAACGGCGCAGGCAAAACTACAACCATTAAGATTGCGACTGGCGTTCTTTACCCTACTTCGGGCGACGTAATTATAGACGGATATAGCATAACTAAGGATAAGAAAAAGGCCTCGGAAAATGTAGGTTGGGTTCCAGAACTTCCAAATTTTGAGCAAGACGTAAAAGCTTTAGATTATTTTGTTTATATTGCAGGATATTATAAAATTCCTACAAACGAAGCCAGAAGTATGGGAAAAAGATTGTTTGAGGAAGTAGGCCTTTCAGGAAGAGAAAATGACAAGTTAAAGAACTATTCTCAAGGAATGAAGAAGAGGTTTGCTCTAGCAGTTTCTTTAATTTCTAACCCAAAGAATTTCCTATTTGATGAGGTACTTAACGGATTAGACCCCGAAGGCATACAGTTTTTTAGAAATTTAGCGTTAAGGCTAAAGAAAGAAGGAAAGGCCGTACTATTTTCTTCCCACATACTTTCAGAAGTAGAATCTTTGGCAGATAGAGTAGTGTTTTTACATAAAGGTAAAATAGTTAAGGAGGAGAAGATGGAAGATTTAAGAAAATTAGTTTCCACGAACGCCTTGAGAATAATTCTCAATTCTCCGTCAGAGGAAGCACTAAAGGCTTGTAAGGATTTTGGAGAGCCTACATTAAATAACGGAGTAATAATAATACAGAACTTTAAGGGAGATCTAGAGGACGTTGTAAGAGCGTTAAAACCTTACGGTATACTTGATATTGGTTATGTAAGGCAGGATCTTGAAAGCTTGTTCTTCCAAATAATTAGTAGTGGTGATCAATGA
- a CDS encoding IS607 family transposase: MLRPKEVCQRLGISYATLREYVKKGYIKPVILQSGKWRFREEDVEKLMGIVRKRKVILYARVSSNAQKDDLVNQVKYLEENVKEYDQVITDVGSGLNMKRKGFLKLLRMILNNEVSKVVVAYPDRLVRFGFEIIEEVCKAHNCELVVLNNEDKTPEQELIEDLVSILVSFSGKLYGMRSQKYEKVKKCVEELKN; this comes from the coding sequence ATGCTAAGACCTAAGGAAGTATGCCAACGCTTAGGAATATCCTATGCAACGCTTAGAGAATACGTAAAGAAGGGTTACATCAAACCAGTAATACTACAGAGCGGGAAGTGGAGGTTTAGGGAAGAAGACGTAGAAAAACTGATGGGAATCGTTAGAAAGAGGAAAGTGATACTTTATGCTAGGGTATCATCAAACGCACAAAAAGACGACTTGGTGAACCAAGTAAAATACCTAGAGGAGAACGTCAAAGAATACGACCAAGTAATAACAGACGTAGGTTCTGGGTTAAACATGAAGAGAAAAGGATTCCTCAAGTTGTTAAGAATGATACTAAACAACGAGGTGTCAAAGGTCGTTGTGGCTTACCCAGACAGACTAGTTAGGTTTGGTTTCGAGATAATAGAGGAAGTGTGCAAAGCACATAATTGCGAACTCGTGGTATTAAACAATGAGGACAAAACACCGGAACAAGAGCTAATAGAGGATCTGGTCTCAATCCTAGTCTCCTTTAGCGGGAAACTCTACGGAATGAGGAGTCAAAAATACGAAAAGGTGAAAAAGTGTGTCGAAGAACTTAAGAATTAA
- a CDS encoding MFS transporter yields MKEINKLALIGGSRALSGSIIWPFIGFALYEVYHFSLDFVSLFYIIQGVISVLAYIIGGYMTDFLGRVKSMVISSLSASISLLLAFLLNLPLAIVFFILLQTFFNSIYNVSNTSMVGDLNKEFKGLVISFSRIRVGINAGWAIGPVIGGILFTISGFRELLLVSSIISLLPIPLLFSLPDFKGKIGISLNLSKEFILFLIPTFLTFMIMGQLGFSLLTYYNLIVGLSTFQVSLLFMVNGLLIVIFQEFIGRRLTTKMIILGMIIYAFSYLSVAFVTNFILAVIDIVFITLAEMIVSPLSQAIASSLSRDEVRGREIGIYGMVTALGRVLGSSYAGFLMNYYLYSSPLILWFLISLLGFFSALLYYPLIKRDKNE; encoded by the coding sequence TTGAAGGAAATCAATAAGCTTGCGTTAATAGGTGGGTCTAGAGCTTTAAGCGGTTCAATAATATGGCCTTTTATAGGTTTTGCACTTTACGAAGTTTACCACTTCTCTCTCGATTTCGTCTCCCTTTTTTATATTATACAAGGAGTAATAAGTGTCCTCGCTTATATTATAGGAGGATACATGACTGACTTTCTAGGAAGAGTTAAATCAATGGTTATCTCCTCTCTCTCGGCTTCAATCTCTCTACTCTTAGCGTTTTTACTTAATCTTCCTTTAGCTATTGTCTTCTTTATCCTACTCCAAACGTTCTTTAATTCGATATATAACGTTTCTAATACTTCTATGGTTGGGGATTTAAATAAGGAGTTTAAAGGTTTAGTAATCTCTTTCAGTAGAATAAGAGTTGGAATAAACGCGGGTTGGGCAATAGGACCGGTTATTGGAGGGATTCTGTTTACAATTTCAGGATTTAGGGAGTTACTCTTGGTTTCTTCAATAATTTCTCTTTTACCTATACCGTTGCTCTTTTCTTTACCTGATTTTAAAGGAAAAATAGGCATTTCTCTAAACCTATCAAAAGAGTTTATCCTTTTCCTAATACCTACTTTCTTAACCTTCATGATAATGGGGCAACTAGGATTTTCCTTACTTACCTACTATAACCTAATCGTAGGATTGTCAACGTTTCAAGTTAGCTTACTTTTCATGGTTAATGGATTATTAATAGTCATCTTCCAGGAATTTATAGGAAGAAGACTCACTACAAAGATGATAATTCTAGGCATGATAATATATGCTTTCTCCTACTTATCTGTTGCTTTCGTGACTAATTTTATTCTTGCAGTAATTGATATAGTCTTTATTACTTTAGCAGAAATGATAGTTTCTCCTCTTTCGCAAGCCATTGCTTCTTCATTATCAAGAGATGAAGTGAGAGGAAGAGAGATAGGAATTTACGGAATGGTAACGGCCTTGGGCAGAGTACTGGGTTCTTCTTATGCAGGTTTTCTAATGAATTATTACCTTTACTCGTCTCCTCTCATCCTGTGGTTTTTAATATCCTTATTAGGATTCTTTTCAGCTTTGCTTTATTATCCTTTAATAAAAAGAGACAAAAATGAATAA
- a CDS encoding nucleotidyltransferase domain-containing protein, with product MVWGLDYIHYLEENWKKIAERVKKAAESLGKVDKVIVFGSVIKGKVTGSSDLDIAVFYDEKLTDKEKIRRALEILNIVNEEIADINIQVLNKDEEEFFLNFVGKYVEV from the coding sequence GTGGTGTGGGGATTAGATTACATTCATTATTTGGAGGAAAACTGGAAGAAGATAGCAGAAAGAGTGAAGAAAGCTGCTGAAAGCTTAGGTAAGGTTGATAAGGTTATAGTGTTCGGTTCCGTAATTAAAGGTAAAGTTACTGGCAGTAGTGATTTAGATATAGCTGTATTTTATGATGAAAAACTAACAGATAAGGAAAAAATTAGGAGAGCTTTGGAGATTCTCAATATTGTTAATGAGGAAATCGCTGACATTAATATTCAAGTTCTTAACAAGGATGAGGAAGAATTTTTCCTAAATTTTGTAGGTAAATATGTCGAAGTCTAA
- a CDS encoding heavy metal-binding domain-containing protein yields the protein MNSNAIISIRFDSHRINDEYDEIIAYGTAVKVIKNIH from the coding sequence ATTAATTCTAATGCTATAATTTCAATTAGATTCGATTCCCATAGAATTAACGATGAGTATGATGAAATAATAGCTTATGGTACTGCAGTTAAGGTTATTAAAAATATACATTAA
- a CDS encoding ABC transporter ATP-binding protein, translating into MLVKDIKVRLGDKEILHGISFSTEGGINVILGPNGSGKTTLLRTLIGMIKPTEGEIQINKRISYVPSEFFPAQMRVRDVLLSGEKRRKIDDYIENAKILGVEDFLDREFYSLSSGEKRLVLICKALTEGDLVIMDEPLSNLDLANKTRIMNIMKEVSKMKEFLITSHELDVINISNKVIIVKNGEVVYQGKPSDVTEEVLSKVYGVRIRKYEIDGKAIFVVN; encoded by the coding sequence GTGTTAGTGAAGGATATTAAAGTAAGGTTAGGAGACAAGGAGATCCTACACGGAATATCCTTTTCAACTGAGGGAGGAATAAACGTTATACTTGGCCCTAACGGCTCTGGAAAGACTACTTTATTGAGAACTTTAATTGGAATGATAAAGCCTACCGAAGGGGAAATTCAAATTAATAAGAGAATATCTTATGTACCGTCTGAGTTCTTCCCTGCACAGATGAGAGTCAGAGACGTGTTACTTTCTGGAGAAAAGAGAAGAAAAATTGATGATTACATTGAAAATGCTAAGATATTAGGAGTTGAGGATTTTCTAGATAGAGAATTTTATTCTTTAAGTAGCGGAGAAAAGAGACTAGTTTTAATCTGCAAGGCTTTAACTGAAGGAGACCTAGTAATAATGGACGAACCTTTATCTAATCTTGATCTTGCAAACAAAACTAGGATAATGAACATAATGAAGGAAGTTAGCAAAATGAAGGAATTCTTAATAACTTCTCACGAGCTAGACGTCATTAATATTTCCAATAAGGTTATCATAGTAAAGAACGGAGAAGTTGTATATCAAGGTAAACCCTCTGATGTAACTGAAGAAGTATTAAGCAAAGTTTATGGAGTGAGGATAAGGAAGTACGAGATAGACGGAAAGGCAATTTTCGTAGTAAACTAA
- a CDS encoding PaREP1 family protein: MQLPKQIEDILKKEALQKGIDEEVLLSDKLTRDLDPEVKVNLYKEKSTELLEDAKKYLEKKDFIQASEKAWGACASIVKAYAEKRGLEHYRHRQLEEIMSKIISAERSKELLSGWSVCIRLNSNFYEGFMTEEGVKISLEEVEKFIKDMMRLLTT, encoded by the coding sequence GTGCAATTACCAAAACAAATAGAAGATATCCTTAAAAAAGAGGCACTACAGAAAGGAATTGACGAGGAAGTATTACTTTCAGATAAACTAACCAGAGATCTTGATCCTGAAGTTAAAGTAAATCTGTATAAAGAGAAATCAACTGAACTACTAGAAGATGCTAAAAAATACCTTGAAAAGAAAGATTTTATTCAAGCTTCAGAAAAAGCATGGGGAGCTTGTGCCTCTATCGTCAAGGCTTACGCTGAAAAAAGAGGACTGGAACATTATAGGCATAGACAATTAGAGGAAATAATGAGTAAGATAATATCTGCAGAACGTAGTAAAGAATTACTCTCAGGATGGTCAGTTTGCATAAGGCTCAATTCTAACTTCTATGAAGGCTTTATGACAGAAGAAGGCGTTAAAATATCGTTAGAGGAAGTTGAGAAGTTTATAAAGGATATGATGAGGTTGCTAACTACTTGA
- a CDS encoding FecCD family ABC transporter permease encodes MRKSYFTLFFIILIIFSFPISFILSLIYGQIYIPLNEIISPHGFYYTILFRIRLPTVIASALIGASLSIAGAIMQLLLRNPLMDPYVSGTASGGAFGAVLAYFLLAFNLPFGWLIYISPLIAFFFSLLATVITLAIGKKTGVYGIIIGGVVVSYLFSSMLTMLLEAIEYKYPQVPPPLFWLLGEIQIVGYEFDEALGTLVFLLIIFSIIESRKLDLVHISDELSFAKKVNPNRYRMLWIIFLSVIVGLIVSQVGIIGFIGIIVPHIVRRTIGGNSSTLIPFSAILGSSIMMLSNIIASGALGFVIPVTAITSVLASPIIIYVLVKSRVSEGY; translated from the coding sequence ATGAGAAAGAGCTACTTCACTCTCTTTTTTATAATACTAATAATTTTTTCATTTCCCATATCGTTCATTCTATCATTAATTTACGGGCAAATTTATATTCCATTAAACGAGATTATTTCTCCTCACGGATTTTATTACACTATTCTCTTTAGAATAAGGTTACCTACTGTAATTGCCTCAGCACTAATAGGAGCTTCCTTGTCTATTGCAGGAGCAATAATGCAACTCCTGCTTAGAAATCCATTAATGGATCCATACGTAAGCGGAACAGCTTCCGGCGGGGCATTTGGTGCAGTTTTAGCTTACTTTCTCTTAGCTTTTAATCTTCCCTTTGGTTGGTTGATTTATATTTCTCCTTTGATTGCTTTCTTTTTCTCTCTTTTGGCCACCGTGATTACTTTGGCTATAGGAAAGAAAACCGGAGTGTATGGAATAATAATTGGAGGAGTAGTAGTTTCTTATTTGTTCTCATCAATGCTTACAATGTTATTGGAGGCAATAGAATACAAATATCCGCAAGTTCCTCCTCCACTATTCTGGCTATTAGGAGAAATACAAATTGTCGGCTATGAATTTGATGAGGCTTTAGGCACTCTGGTTTTCTTATTGATTATCTTTTCTATAATTGAAAGCAGGAAACTGGATTTAGTACACATAAGTGATGAGCTTTCCTTTGCAAAGAAGGTAAATCCTAACAGATATAGAATGTTGTGGATAATATTCCTAAGTGTAATAGTAGGTTTAATAGTGTCTCAAGTTGGAATAATAGGTTTCATAGGAATCATTGTACCTCACATAGTTAGGAGAACTATTGGTGGAAATTCATCAACTCTGATTCCTTTTTCTGCAATTTTAGGTTCCTCAATTATGATGTTAAGTAATATAATAGCTAGTGGTGCCCTAGGATTCGTAATCCCAGTAACTGCGATAACATCAGTTTTGGCATCTCCCATCATCATTTACGTCTTGGTGAAGAGTCGTGTTAGTGAAGGATATTAA
- a CDS encoding type II toxin-antitoxin system VapC family toxin has translation MGIVVDGTLLSAVILKESNWEKLAELIPNSSTLDVAVMETLNAISNAKKKKVIDEEVANKLFEALNEFANAMKVYESKYYLEKAFKLAIKYGINTYSALYLALAEDLNLSLATLDAKQAKVASKMGIEVINIK, from the coding sequence ATAGGAATAGTAGTTGATGGAACTCTCCTCTCTGCTGTTATATTAAAAGAAAGTAACTGGGAGAAACTGGCAGAATTAATTCCTAATTCATCAACCCTGGACGTAGCAGTTATGGAAACGTTAAACGCAATAAGTAACGCCAAGAAAAAGAAAGTAATAGATGAGGAAGTAGCAAATAAGCTCTTTGAAGCATTAAATGAGTTTGCAAACGCAATGAAAGTTTATGAGAGTAAATATTACCTTGAGAAAGCCTTTAAACTTGCTATAAAATACGGAATAAATACATACTCCGCTCTTTACTTAGCTTTAGCTGAGGATTTAAACCTAAGTCTTGCAACTTTAGATGCAAAGCAAGCTAAAGTAGCTAGTAAAATGGGAATAGAAGTAATTAACATCAAGTAG